One genomic window of Solanum dulcamara chromosome 12, daSolDulc1.2, whole genome shotgun sequence includes the following:
- the LOC129875921 gene encoding uncharacterized protein LOC129875921: MQKKNLRTLFMSTEWNESVYAKETLGKEVGRHVISPYFWNDTVQALKVGGPLVNVLRMVDGEKKPPMGYIYEAMDRAKESIKKAFNYDERKYMNVFKIIDARWTDQLHQPLHAAGHILNPGLYYKNNEMKTLTKEVWLGYHECVERMILDKTLQDKIGDELGVYMKADGLLGIESAIRARTLRSPVEWWMQYSHNVPNLQ; this comes from the exons AtgcaaaagaaaaatctgaGAACCTTGTTTATGTCTACTGAATGGAATGAAAGTGTCTATGCAAAGGAAACTCTTGGGAAAGAAGTTGGGAGACACGTCATTAGTCCATATTTTTGGAATGACACTGTTCAAGCACTTAAAGTTGGTGGTCCTTTAGTTAATGTACTTCGTATGGTGGATGGGGAGAAAAAACCACCAATGGGCTACATTTATGAAGCCATGGATAGGGCAAAAGAAAGTATTAAAAAGgcattcaattatgatgaaaggAAATATATGAATGTTTTCAAAATCATTGATGCAAGGTGGACGGATCAACTTCATCAACCTTTACATGCAGCAGGACATATTTTGAACCCGGGGctctattataaaaataatgagatGAAGACTTTAACTAAAGAAGTGTGGTTGGGATATCATGAATGTGTTGAGAGGATGATCCTAGATAAAACTTTGCAAGACAAAATAGGGGATGAGCTTGGTGTGTACATGAAAGCTGATGGGCTACTTGGAATTGAGTCGGCCATTAGAGCTAGAACCTTAAGGTCACCAG TTGAATGGTGGATGCAATATAGTCATAATGTCCCAAACTTGCAATAA